The following coding sequences are from one Shewanella violacea DSS12 window:
- a CDS encoding pseudouridine synthase, with protein sequence MESKRARLDRFLSSELKIKRKDIRLMLAQNRVRVDGIVAKDIQQLVDEFSHVSVDDAVLKNNRPSYVMLNKPVGVVSATKDDKHKTVIDLLDHPAKSELHIVGRLDLNTSGLMLLTNDGRWSRKLMSPESKVEKRYRVTLQNPLSTEYIDAFAKGFYFEFEDITTQAAKLEIISEHIAEVTLTEGKYHQIKRMFGRFRNPVIGLHRYSVGELLLDPDLDEGGSRELSVEEVNDIFG encoded by the coding sequence ATGGAATCCAAACGCGCCAGACTAGACAGGTTCCTTAGCAGTGAGCTTAAGATCAAGCGTAAAGATATACGCTTGATGCTCGCGCAGAATAGGGTCAGAGTCGATGGCATAGTGGCCAAAGACATACAGCAGCTGGTGGATGAGTTTTCCCACGTGTCTGTCGATGACGCAGTGCTTAAGAATAATCGCCCTAGTTACGTGATGCTCAATAAACCTGTGGGTGTGGTTAGCGCGACCAAGGATGATAAACACAAGACAGTGATCGACCTTTTAGATCATCCAGCTAAATCTGAACTACATATTGTAGGTAGGCTCGATTTGAACACCTCAGGACTCATGCTATTGACCAACGATGGTCGTTGGTCCAGAAAGCTGATGTCTCCCGAATCTAAAGTCGAGAAACGTTATCGAGTGACACTGCAAAACCCACTGTCGACAGAGTATATTGATGCTTTCGCCAAGGGCTTCTACTTTGAATTTGAAGATATTACCACTCAGGCGGCTAAGCTGGAGATTATCAGTGAACATATTGCTGAAGTGACCTTGACCGAAGGTAAATATCATCAGATAAAACGTATGTTTGGCCGGTTTCGCAATCCTGTTATCGGGCTACATCGTTACTCGGTTGGGGAGCTATTATTAGATCCTGACCTAGATGAGGGAGGCAGTCGAGAGCTCAGTGTCGAAGAGGTGAACGATATATTTGGCTAG
- a CDS encoding dehydrogenase E1 component subunit alpha/beta, giving the protein MEDRALVLDRRFLERVQKQEFSDIGEGWDHTSIGLTDSDFIGMFESQLKSRLLDLESRQMKGRNQGFYTIGSSGHEGNAAYGLAFKPTDMAFLHYRSCAFMLERGRQVPGETLLYDILLSFAASSDDPTSGGRHKVLGSKRLNIPPQTSTIASHLPKSVGAALSIPLTERLSLAAKMPADSVVLCNFGDASANHASALSAINSACWAAYQQVPMPLVFICEDNGIGISTPTPKGWISANFSQRPGLKYFYCDGRDILDCYKVSKAAADFARMHRKPVFLHVRTVRLMGHAGSDAEIAYMKKQQIFYNESQDPLLVTAQQLIEAGVMTSEQIVSLYLSLKTRIQAISRIVVTKPKLRDVTQAKAAIVPPKLNSRLEDVPYLDEERRSVLLKADKQSLLKPLHMGKMINLALTDLMARYRNIVVCGEDVGKKGGVYHVTSRLVERFSPNRVINTLLDETSILGLAIGLAHNGILPIPEIQFLAYVHNAEDQIRGEAATLPFFSDGQFTNPMVIRIAGLAYQKGFGGHFHNDNSFAVFRDIPGLIIACPSNGHDAVEMLRECVRLAREEQRLVIFLEPIALYMTKDLHDKGDGLWSSYYLPEQEANPVPLGVIAQHGEGRELCIISYANGYYLSRQAEKLLSANGLKVRVLDIRWLAPLNLEAIIDSAKECHHILIVDECRKTGSISEALISGFHEALGNECPPLARLTAEDCFIPLADAATLPLPSTDTIVEAALALIGRELNHQLLKEAL; this is encoded by the coding sequence ATGGAAGATAGAGCCCTAGTATTGGATCGCCGTTTTCTCGAGCGAGTACAGAAGCAGGAATTTAGCGATATCGGAGAAGGTTGGGATCATACCAGCATAGGTTTAACCGACAGCGATTTCATCGGCATGTTCGAGTCCCAGCTGAAAAGCCGTTTATTGGATCTTGAATCCAGGCAAATGAAGGGCCGTAATCAGGGGTTCTATACCATAGGCAGTTCGGGTCATGAGGGAAACGCCGCCTACGGACTGGCTTTTAAACCTACTGATATGGCGTTTCTGCATTACCGCAGCTGTGCCTTCATGTTGGAGCGAGGTCGACAGGTTCCGGGTGAAACCTTGTTATACGATATCTTGCTGTCATTTGCAGCATCCAGTGACGATCCTACTTCGGGCGGCCGCCATAAGGTGCTTGGCAGTAAGCGTCTCAACATTCCGCCGCAAACCTCGACCATAGCTTCTCACCTTCCCAAATCCGTTGGGGCAGCCTTGAGTATTCCGTTAACCGAACGTCTGTCATTAGCAGCAAAAATGCCGGCAGACAGTGTCGTTCTGTGCAACTTCGGCGATGCCTCGGCCAATCATGCCAGTGCCCTGAGTGCGATAAACTCGGCTTGCTGGGCCGCGTATCAACAAGTACCCATGCCTCTGGTCTTTATCTGTGAAGATAATGGTATTGGCATATCCACACCGACTCCCAAGGGCTGGATCTCGGCTAATTTCAGCCAGAGACCTGGACTTAAGTATTTCTATTGCGATGGTAGAGACATTCTCGATTGTTACAAGGTCAGTAAGGCGGCGGCCGACTTTGCTCGTATGCATCGAAAACCTGTATTTTTACATGTTCGCACCGTTCGCCTGATGGGCCATGCTGGCAGTGATGCCGAGATAGCTTATATGAAGAAACAGCAGATTTTTTATAATGAATCTCAAGATCCCTTGTTGGTCACGGCGCAGCAACTCATTGAAGCAGGAGTGATGACTAGCGAGCAGATAGTCTCTCTTTATCTCAGCCTCAAGACGCGTATTCAGGCCATTTCGCGTATCGTGGTGACAAAGCCAAAACTCAGAGATGTGACGCAGGCTAAGGCTGCGATTGTTCCACCTAAACTTAACTCTAGACTAGAAGATGTACCTTACTTGGACGAGGAGCGCAGAAGTGTCTTGTTGAAGGCGGATAAACAATCTCTGCTCAAGCCTCTGCACATGGGCAAGATGATCAATCTGGCGTTGACTGACTTGATGGCCAGATACAGGAATATCGTGGTGTGCGGCGAGGATGTGGGCAAGAAAGGTGGCGTGTATCATGTGACTTCACGTCTGGTTGAGCGTTTCAGCCCTAACCGAGTGATCAATACCTTGTTGGATGAAACCTCTATCTTGGGTCTGGCCATCGGCTTAGCTCATAACGGAATCTTGCCGATCCCTGAGATCCAATTTTTGGCCTATGTGCACAATGCCGAAGACCAGATAAGAGGCGAGGCGGCGACCTTACCTTTCTTCTCCGATGGCCAATTTACCAATCCTATGGTGATCCGTATTGCGGGCCTGGCCTATCAGAAAGGCTTCGGAGGCCATTTTCATAACGACAACTCTTTCGCCGTGTTCCGGGATATACCCGGACTCATCATCGCCTGCCCGTCAAACGGTCACGATGCGGTTGAGATGCTAAGGGAGTGCGTCCGCTTAGCCCGGGAAGAGCAGAGGCTAGTGATCTTCCTCGAACCCATAGCCCTGTATATGACCAAAGATCTGCACGATAAAGGCGATGGCCTCTGGTCCAGTTATTATCTGCCGGAGCAAGAGGCTAACCCAGTCCCATTAGGGGTAATAGCTCAGCATGGGGAGGGGAGAGAGCTGTGCATTATCAGCTATGCCAATGGTTACTACCTGAGTCGTCAGGCGGAGAAGTTATTATCGGCAAACGGTCTTAAGGTGCGTGTACTGGACATACGTTGGCTGGCGCCGCTGAATTTAGAGGCTATCATCGACAGTGCCAAAGAGTGCCACCATATCTTGATTGTCGATGAATGTAGAAAAACCGGCTCCATCAGTGAGGCGCTAATCTCAGGTTTCCATGAGGCGTTAGGCAATGAATGCCCACCACTGGCTAGATTGACAGCCGAGGATTGCTTTATTCCACTGGCCGATGCGGCAACCTTACCCCTACCGAGCACAGATACCATAGTCGAGGCGGCTCTGGCCTTGATTGGTAGAGAGCTTAATCATCAGTTGCTCAAAGAGGCCCTGTAA
- a CDS encoding helix-turn-helix transcriptional regulator, protein MKTSEKIIHLLKAQGPLTAKFLAGELSLTTMGVRQHMQGLEDDGYVIFEDKKAARGRPTRFWSLTSKSNSHFSDRHEELSVQLIDSVITVFGDTGLEKLIKHREQTSLIFYQQSMLGKTSLIDKLNTLADLRSREGYMATVVEDDSCFWLMENHCPICAAASKCLNFCRSELNLFQTILSPEASVSREEHIIEGARRCAYRVTPLSAAQPSAQS, encoded by the coding sequence ATGAAAACCAGCGAAAAAATCATTCATCTACTCAAGGCTCAGGGTCCCCTCACGGCTAAATTTTTAGCCGGTGAATTATCTCTGACAACCATGGGTGTGCGTCAGCATATGCAAGGTCTAGAGGATGATGGATACGTGATCTTTGAAGATAAAAAGGCGGCTCGTGGTCGGCCTACTCGGTTTTGGTCCCTGACGTCTAAGAGTAATAGTCACTTTTCTGATCGTCATGAAGAGCTCTCGGTTCAGTTGATAGATTCTGTTATCACAGTATTTGGCGATACTGGATTAGAAAAGTTAATTAAACACAGAGAACAAACTTCACTGATATTTTATCAACAGAGTATGTTAGGTAAAACCAGTCTTATCGATAAGCTCAATACCTTAGCCGATCTGAGAAGCCGTGAAGGGTATATGGCGACCGTAGTCGAAGATGACTCATGTTTTTGGTTAATGGAAAATCATTGTCCAATTTGCGCAGCTGCCAGCAAGTGTCTTAACTTCTGCCGCTCTGAACTTAACTTGTTTCAAACGATCTTAAGCCCAGAGGCTAGCGTCAGCCGTGAAGAACATATTATCGAAGGCGCTAGGCGCTGCGCCTATAGGGTGACTCCTTTATCTGCTGCTCAGCCTTCGGCTCAATCGTAA
- a CDS encoding DUF1971 domain-containing protein has product MSCVPKGYKSYKSSDIYTIASIPEALAQPHFTKAGIYEQIHVLQGEVKFYGYQGKHLQAEKEVLIKADETAISHPNYWHKIEPLTYDTQFEVTFYAKPKLL; this is encoded by the coding sequence ATGTCATGTGTTCCTAAAGGTTATAAGAGTTACAAGTCGAGTGACATTTATACAATAGCTTCTATCCCCGAAGCACTCGCCCAGCCACATTTTACTAAGGCTGGGATCTACGAACAGATCCATGTGTTACAGGGGGAGGTGAAGTTTTATGGTTACCAAGGTAAACATTTGCAAGCAGAAAAAGAGGTGTTAATTAAAGCCGATGAAACGGCGATATCTCATCCTAATTATTGGCATAAAATTGAACCTCTGACATATGATACTCAATTTGAAGTGACCTTCTATGCTAAGCCCAAGTTATTGTAA
- a CDS encoding acetate uptake transporter, giving the protein MSTKLANPAPLGLMGFGMTTILLNIHNAGFFPIDSMILAMGIFYGGIAQVIAGIMCFKRGDSFGTTSFTSFGMFWLSLVGLLILPKMGLAAPTPAKFMACYLLLWGVFTAFMFVGSLRYPKAKQVVFGSLTILFVLLAAKDFTGSALIGTIAGFEGIFCGASAIYFAMAQLLNAEYGRTILPVGEVKKS; this is encoded by the coding sequence ATGTCGACAAAACTAGCTAATCCAGCACCTTTAGGCCTGATGGGTTTTGGTATGACCACCATCTTACTAAATATCCATAATGCAGGTTTCTTCCCAATAGATTCTATGATCTTGGCTATGGGGATTTTCTATGGTGGTATCGCTCAGGTTATCGCTGGGATCATGTGTTTCAAACGTGGTGATAGCTTCGGCACAACTTCGTTTACCTCTTTTGGTATGTTCTGGTTATCTTTAGTTGGCTTGTTAATTTTACCTAAGATGGGCCTAGCTGCTCCGACACCGGCCAAATTTATGGCCTGTTACCTATTACTTTGGGGTGTCTTTACTGCCTTTATGTTTGTTGGTTCACTGCGTTATCCTAAAGCCAAGCAGGTGGTATTTGGTTCTCTGACCATCTTATTCGTTTTACTTGCAGCGAAAGATTTTACCGGAAGTGCTCTGATAGGTACTATCGCTGGCTTCGAAGGCATCTTCTGTGGTGCGAGTGCTATCTATTTCGCTATGGCTCAGCTGCTTAATGCCGAGTATGGCCGCACTATTTTACCAGTAGGTGAAGTCAAGAAAAGCTAG
- a CDS encoding MFS transporter: MSNSKDAYADNDLREVKQLGMWASIASLSYIFWIVGGMELVERIAYYGVKASAGLYAKAPVSEGGLGISLSDYGVIIGIWAMMQTFVPVFTGGISDRVGYKETIFASTIVKICGYLVMAFFPSFYGFLFGAILLAAGTGIFKPGIQGTLVLSTGRQNTSMAWGIFYQVVNIGGFLGPLVAVHMRQLSWDNVFYACAAIISFNFLFLLAYKEPGKEERLERNRKIKAGEIHQEVLWKDAWHELKKPIVIYYMLVFAAFWFLFNSLFDVLPIHISEWVDTSVIVTSLFGPEGTSNGTLQFWLGLDNTGTRVMPEGMLNLNAGMIMTSCFLVAALTAKYRITTAMLAGCLLSILAFVFIGASNAAWVMVFAIAMFSFGEMMISPKKGEFMGNIAPEGKKAMYLGFVMLPQGIGWTLEGFFGPKLYEMYASKEIFSLDLLKDRGMSASDVSAIPQGEAFTTLVAYTGEPAQELTTLLYNTHNIGMAWYIIAAIGSISAVGIYLYGKWLLKLQRS, encoded by the coding sequence ATGAGCAATTCCAAAGATGCTTATGCAGACAATGATCTGCGGGAAGTGAAACAGCTGGGCATGTGGGCCTCCATCGCCAGCTTAAGTTATATTTTCTGGATAGTCGGCGGCATGGAGCTCGTTGAACGTATTGCCTATTATGGTGTTAAGGCCAGTGCGGGTCTTTATGCAAAAGCACCAGTCTCTGAAGGCGGCCTAGGGATCAGCCTCAGCGACTATGGTGTGATTATCGGAATTTGGGCCATGATGCAGACCTTTGTCCCGGTATTTACCGGCGGTATTTCAGACAGAGTCGGCTATAAGGAAACCATTTTTGCATCAACCATAGTCAAAATTTGCGGTTATTTAGTGATGGCCTTCTTCCCTAGTTTTTATGGTTTCCTCTTCGGTGCCATATTACTCGCCGCCGGTACTGGGATATTTAAGCCTGGGATCCAGGGGACCTTGGTCCTCTCAACTGGCCGGCAAAATACGTCTATGGCCTGGGGAATATTCTACCAGGTAGTCAATATTGGCGGCTTCTTAGGACCTCTGGTTGCCGTACATATGCGCCAACTATCTTGGGATAATGTGTTCTACGCCTGTGCAGCCATCATCTCCTTTAACTTTCTTTTTCTGCTGGCCTACAAAGAGCCGGGCAAAGAGGAGCGCTTAGAGCGTAACCGTAAGATTAAAGCCGGTGAGATACATCAAGAAGTGCTCTGGAAAGATGCCTGGCATGAGCTGAAAAAGCCAATCGTTATCTACTACATGCTAGTATTTGCAGCTTTCTGGTTCCTATTTAACTCACTGTTTGATGTGTTGCCAATCCATATTTCCGAGTGGGTCGATACTAGTGTTATCGTGACCTCATTATTTGGCCCGGAAGGGACATCAAACGGAACATTGCAATTCTGGCTTGGACTGGATAACACCGGGACTAGGGTCATGCCAGAAGGCATGCTCAACCTCAATGCGGGCATGATTATGACCTCATGTTTCCTAGTTGCAGCCCTTACGGCTAAATATCGTATCACCACGGCTATGCTGGCAGGTTGTTTGCTGAGTATCTTAGCTTTCGTATTTATCGGTGCCTCTAACGCAGCCTGGGTGATGGTGTTTGCCATCGCCATGTTCTCCTTTGGTGAGATGATGATTAGTCCCAAAAAAGGTGAGTTTATGGGTAATATCGCACCGGAAGGCAAGAAGGCTATGTATCTAGGTTTTGTCATGTTGCCCCAAGGCATAGGCTGGACACTGGAAGGTTTCTTTGGCCCTAAACTCTATGAGATGTATGCATCCAAAGAGATCTTCTCCTTAGACCTTCTCAAAGATCGTGGCATGAGCGCCAGTGATGTGAGTGCTATCCCACAGGGTGAAGCCTTTACCACACTAGTAGCCTACACAGGGGAGCCAGCTCAAGAGCTAACGACTCTACTCTACAATACCCATAATATCGGCATGGCTTGGTATATCATAGCTGCCATAGGAAGTATTTCCGCCGTGGGTATCTACCTGTATGGCAAGTGGTTATTGAAACTACAGAGAAGCTAA
- a CDS encoding GNAT family N-acetyltransferase produces MQIQAAKVIEIRHSDTDDIIAIKNIYAQPSCYSGTLQHPFPSLQRWQKRLSELPENFHSLVAIIDGVVAGQIGMEVMTNPRRKHVANIGMAVDEKFQGLGVGDTMVKAMVDLAHNWLAIRRIELEVYTDNHAAIVLYKRNGFIIEGEARDYAFRDGEYVDAFIMANVKES; encoded by the coding sequence ATGCAGATACAAGCAGCTAAGGTAATCGAGATTCGTCATAGCGACACTGATGACATCATAGCGATTAAGAATATTTATGCTCAGCCTTCGTGTTATAGCGGAACCTTGCAGCATCCTTTTCCCTCTTTGCAGCGTTGGCAGAAGCGGCTGAGTGAGCTTCCGGAAAACTTTCACAGTCTGGTGGCTATCATAGATGGAGTGGTGGCGGGACAGATCGGCATGGAAGTGATGACGAATCCAAGACGTAAACATGTCGCCAACATAGGGATGGCGGTAGATGAGAAGTTTCAGGGCTTAGGAGTCGGAGATACTATGGTTAAAGCCATGGTAGATCTAGCGCATAATTGGCTTGCGATAAGAAGAATTGAGCTTGAAGTCTATACCGATAATCATGCTGCCATCGTACTTTATAAGCGTAATGGCTTCATCATAGAGGGAGAAGCCAGAGATTACGCTTTTAGAGATGGCGAATATGTGGATGCGTTTATCATGGCTAACGTTAAAGAGTCATAA
- a CDS encoding DUF1971 domain-containing protein — protein MAQIPSDFVNYKSTQVFTLENVPKMFLHSHNTKAGVYGQIKVISGELMFYGFRSRRGEVEQTLVIPAGGIAVSPPEYWHKVEFLTDETSFRVDFFARKDSSIVKEKQSERA, from the coding sequence ATGGCTCAAATTCCAAGTGATTTTGTTAATTACAAATCAACACAAGTCTTTACCCTCGAGAATGTTCCTAAAATGTTCCTTCATTCACATAATACTAAAGCCGGCGTGTATGGACAGATCAAGGTTATTAGCGGCGAGTTGATGTTTTATGGCTTTAGATCGCGACGAGGTGAAGTTGAGCAGACTCTGGTTATTCCCGCCGGAGGCATTGCAGTGTCTCCTCCTGAGTATTGGCATAAGGTGGAGTTTCTTACTGATGAGACCTCTTTTAGAGTCGATTTCTTTGCTAGAAAAGACTCGTCGATAGTGAAAGAGAAACAATCGGAACGGGCTTAA
- the amrB gene encoding AmmeMemoRadiSam system protein B, with amino-acid sequence MLSSIRPPAVAGLFYPADPITLSTELTSYMDQAVQAQHLQVSNKAPKAIIVPHAGYIYSGLVAAYGFFHIQRYKHKIKRVVLLGPAHTVYLQGCALPESSHFCTPLGDLPIDRAGAAKLAADDAVTISNIPHKEEHSLEVELPFLQHCLDEFELLPILVGEIAPEPMASLLNLVWGGDETLIVISSDLSHFHPYDEAKRLDQDTCQKILANNSDISSEQACGCRSLNALSLQLIRHNLDITQLSYRNSGDCAASYGADKKRVVGYASFTVS; translated from the coding sequence ATGCTAAGTTCTATTCGCCCTCCCGCCGTTGCCGGCCTGTTTTATCCGGCAGACCCTATAACGCTATCCACTGAGCTAACCAGCTATATGGATCAGGCAGTGCAGGCGCAGCATCTCCAAGTGTCCAACAAGGCGCCTAAGGCGATTATCGTGCCCCATGCGGGCTATATTTATTCAGGGCTAGTGGCGGCTTATGGCTTCTTTCACATCCAGAGGTATAAACATAAGATTAAACGTGTGGTTTTACTGGGTCCCGCTCATACAGTTTACCTGCAAGGCTGCGCCTTACCCGAAAGTAGCCATTTCTGCACACCTCTAGGAGATTTGCCCATAGACAGGGCGGGCGCTGCAAAATTGGCTGCAGATGATGCCGTCACCATCTCCAACATTCCCCATAAAGAGGAGCACAGTCTGGAAGTCGAGCTGCCCTTCTTGCAGCATTGCCTGGATGAATTTGAGCTCCTCCCTATTCTAGTGGGCGAAATAGCCCCTGAACCTATGGCCAGTCTGCTAAATTTAGTCTGGGGTGGAGACGAAACCTTGATTGTCATCAGCTCAGATCTAAGCCATTTTCATCCCTACGATGAAGCTAAACGATTAGACCAAGACACTTGCCAGAAAATACTAGCCAATAACAGTGACATATCTTCCGAGCAAGCCTGCGGGTGTCGCTCACTCAATGCGCTTTCCCTCCAGCTAATACGCCATAATCTCGATATCACTCAGTTGAGTTATCGAAATTCGGGTGACTGCGCCGCTAGTTATGGGGCTGACAAAAAACGAGTGGTCGGCTATGCCAGCTTTACCGTCAGTTAA
- a CDS encoding NADPH-dependent FMN reductase, translating to MNLLIVSSSQRTGSQSVKVANYLAKHSSEFKEVNHIELCRYDLPFWDGDHKSKYAEASPWTMIAHKIRKADALILITPEWGGMASPLLKNFLLMCDNKDTAHKPALLVSVVSGISGAYPIAELRMNAMKNNKLVAIPDHLIIRNVTQVLNSADEVTQEESQLESDLKQRIDYSLYMLHQYSQALATIRFKHENEPYPEQQEYSFGM from the coding sequence ATGAATTTACTCATCGTCAGTAGCAGCCAGAGAACAGGCTCACAAAGTGTCAAAGTTGCCAATTACTTAGCTAAACATTCTTCAGAATTTAAAGAAGTGAATCATATAGAGCTTTGCCGTTACGACCTGCCTTTTTGGGATGGCGATCATAAAAGTAAATATGCCGAAGCCAGCCCCTGGACCATGATTGCTCACAAGATCAGAAAAGCTGATGCATTAATTTTAATCACTCCTGAATGGGGAGGAATGGCCTCACCACTACTCAAAAATTTCCTACTTATGTGTGATAACAAAGACACAGCCCATAAACCGGCACTGTTAGTCTCTGTAGTCAGTGGGATCAGCGGCGCCTACCCCATTGCAGAACTCAGAATGAATGCGATGAAAAATAACAAGTTAGTGGCTATACCCGATCACTTAATCATTCGAAATGTGACCCAAGTGCTCAATAGTGCTGATGAAGTGACACAAGAAGAAAGCCAGTTAGAAAGTGACCTTAAACAAAGAATTGATTACAGTTTGTATATGCTACATCAGTATAGCCAAGCCTTAGCGACAATCAGATTTAAACATGAAAATGAGCCATACCCAGAACAACAAGAATACAGCTTCGGCATGTAA
- the amrA gene encoding AmmeMemoRadiSam system protein A, with protein MPALPSVNLTQPEKCHLLALARSTLVDAFNSEPSTNHPDTFHHRSADKAVIELKLGCFVTLTLDGELKGCMGCIEGERPLAKSIPDLATSSAFYDRRFSPLLESQLGRISIEISLLSPLSPLSVRSQAQLEEYLARDHYGLVLKEEGLKAVFLPQVWEQFSNPKSFIDALKVKGGWPEDYWSEKIEVELFKVIHFSDESAQKT; from the coding sequence ATGCCAGCTTTACCGTCAGTTAATTTAACCCAGCCCGAGAAATGTCACTTGCTCGCTCTGGCTCGTAGCACCTTAGTTGACGCCTTCAACTCAGAACCGTCGACCAATCACCCCGACACTTTCCATCATAGGTCCGCCGATAAAGCCGTTATCGAATTGAAGCTGGGCTGTTTCGTTACCCTGACACTCGATGGTGAGCTCAAAGGCTGTATGGGATGCATCGAAGGTGAGCGCCCTCTGGCTAAAAGCATCCCAGATCTGGCCACCAGCAGCGCCTTCTACGATCGGCGCTTCTCACCTTTACTTGAGTCCCAGCTAGGTCGAATCTCGATAGAGATATCTCTGCTCTCGCCTCTTTCCCCCTTAAGCGTTAGAAGCCAGGCTCAGCTCGAAGAATACTTAGCGCGAGATCACTATGGCTTAGTGCTTAAAGAGGAGGGGTTAAAAGCCGTATTTCTTCCCCAGGTCTGGGAGCAGTTCTCTAACCCAAAATCCTTTATCGATGCCCTAAAAGTTAAGGGAGGCTGGCCCGAGGACTATTGGTCAGAGAAGATAGAGGTTGAGCTATTTAAGGTTATCCACTTCAGCGACGAGTCGGCTCAAAAAACCTAA
- a CDS encoding ACP S-malonyltransferase has protein sequence MTINIEKQVAANEHGEQLVHKPRERVLVVAPGRGCYNKDELGYLQAFHSDKQGFIAGIDKYREELKQVGIAKIDGAAKYSFKQHTPGENASALIYACSVCDFMDIDTERYEVVAVTGNSMGWYIAMACAGALDADSAIDVINTMGSMMQDGLIGGQLIYPEIDAQWRRDSDISALIDRVIETICDEEGCELFTSIYLGGYRVLAGNESGLKRAEEMLPQVDERYPMRLYNHGAFHSPLLEQVSEKGLASLGEFLFSKPQIPLIDGEGRIWTPYGTDCSKLRQYTLGDQVTKPYDFTKAVQVAVKEFAPDKVIVLGPGNTLGGPTAQALIDINWFDWTSKAEFSSAQQISPKMLAMGNEEQRSQVLVKR, from the coding sequence ATGACTATCAATATAGAAAAACAAGTGGCGGCAAATGAGCACGGCGAACAGCTGGTTCATAAGCCTAGAGAAAGAGTCCTTGTGGTTGCACCTGGCCGAGGCTGCTATAACAAGGATGAACTGGGATATCTGCAAGCTTTTCACTCCGATAAACAGGGGTTTATTGCGGGTATAGATAAATACCGAGAGGAATTAAAGCAGGTGGGGATAGCTAAAATAGATGGCGCGGCTAAATACTCTTTCAAACAACATACGCCAGGAGAAAACGCATCAGCCCTCATCTATGCCTGCTCAGTATGTGACTTTATGGATATAGATACCGAGCGCTATGAGGTGGTTGCAGTAACTGGCAATTCCATGGGCTGGTATATTGCTATGGCCTGCGCAGGCGCCCTGGATGCCGATTCCGCCATCGATGTTATCAATACCATGGGTTCCATGATGCAAGATGGCTTAATTGGTGGGCAACTCATTTATCCAGAGATAGATGCACAGTGGAGGCGGGACAGTGACATATCCGCTCTTATCGACAGGGTAATCGAGACCATCTGTGATGAAGAGGGATGTGAGCTCTTTACCTCTATTTATCTTGGAGGCTATCGGGTGCTTGCGGGAAATGAATCTGGACTGAAACGAGCCGAGGAGATGCTGCCCCAGGTGGATGAACGTTATCCTATGCGTTTATATAATCATGGTGCGTTTCATTCTCCCTTGTTGGAGCAAGTGTCAGAGAAAGGCCTTGCCTCTCTGGGGGAGTTTCTGTTTTCTAAGCCCCAAATTCCCCTGATCGATGGAGAAGGCAGGATTTGGACTCCCTATGGCACTGATTGTTCAAAATTGAGGCAATACACTTTAGGGGATCAAGTCACCAAGCCCTATGATTTTACCAAGGCTGTGCAGGTGGCGGTGAAAGAGTTTGCCCCGGATAAGGTTATCGTGCTTGGTCCTGGTAACACCTTAGGCGGCCCCACAGCCCAGGCGCTAATCGATATCAACTGGTTTGATTGGACCAGTAAAGCAGAGTTTTCGTCTGCTCAGCAAATATCACCTAAGATGCTAGCCATGGGCAATGAGGAACAACGTAGCCAAGTATTAGTTAAGCGTTAG